One window of Ziziphus jujuba cultivar Dongzao chromosome 5, ASM3175591v1 genomic DNA carries:
- the LOC107405173 gene encoding uncharacterized protein LOC107405173, whose translation MLLGSASSPILNPCLRQSSPEPDPGYRSEIRTDYVSFSSNSSLPLPNSVKKTNFVKLSPLKKKKIKEVIHHQSEEREMGLWCLESTPMMMTMPSSVGLAMDEACSLGVEEKVEQGVLVGGGVGNGSAGGISGGRGGGGDRDGSDGYWDSGKGSESIDGYYKKMIKDYPEDALLLGNYARFLKEVLGDVEKAEEYCERAILAEPSDGNALSLYGDLIWYRHKDAHRAQSYFHQAVQSAPDDCFVLASYAKFLWDAGDEEEEDEEDEDGGGHGMEDTKNIQTTIPCPSSMRPLVAGS comes from the exons atgctTCTCGGAAGCGCTTCTTCACCGATCTTAAATCCATGCCTCCGTCAATCCTCGCCGGAACCCGACCCGGGTTACCGTTCCGAGATCCGAACCGATTACGTGTCCTTCTCTTCCAATTCCTCACTCCCTCTTCCAAACTCAGTCAAGAAAACCAATTTTGTCAAGCTCTCTccgttgaagaagaagaagataaaggaGGTTATCCACCACCAAAGTGAAGAACGAGAAATGGGTCTTTGGTGTTTGGAATCCACGccgatgatgatgacgatgcCGAGCTCTGTTGGGTTGGCGATGGATGAAGCGTGCTCTCTCGGGGTGGAGGAGAAGGTGGAACAGGGTGTTCTGGTAGGTGGTGGGGTTGGAAATGGCAGTGCTGGCGGTATCTCCGGCGGCCGTGGTGGCGGTGGCGACAGAGATGGGAGTGATGGGTATTGGGATTCCGGCAAAGGGAGTGAGAGCATTGATgggtattataaaaaaatgatcaaagaCTACCCAGAAGATGCTCTGCTTCTTGGGAACTACGCAAGGTTCTTGAAAGAg gtACTTGGTGATGTTGAAAAAGCGGAGGAATACTGTGAAAGAGCAATTTTGGCAGAGCCAAGTGATGGGAATGCTTTATCTCTATATGGAGATCTAATATGGTATAGACACAAAGATGCTCATCGAGCTCAGAGCTATTTTCATCAAGCTGTTCAGTCTGCTCCTGATGACTG TTTTGTTCTCGCTTCATACGCTAAATTCCTTTGGGATGCTGGagatgaagaggaagaagatgaagaagatgaagatggaggAGGACATGGAATGGAAGACACAAAAAACATTCAGACAACCATTCCATGTCCCTCCTCTATGCGTCCTTTAGTTGCTGGTTCTTGA